A window of Chitinophagales bacterium contains these coding sequences:
- a CDS encoding G-D-S-L family lipolytic protein — translation MKKLVFFFWVVLLSCIAQGQEPFPYWNDIQQFKKADSVSFPAKKQILFIGSSSFTLWKDAQDYFPGKPILNRAFGGSTLVDLTRYRYEVIFPYQPKQIVMYCGENDFAASDTVTVETVVGRFKALFALIRARYPQVPFLYVSMKPSPSRAHLMTNYKSANDQIKSYLSEQKNTSFADVYSAMLKADGSPMDDIFVGDRLHMNAKGYAIWKGILNPLLIK, via the coding sequence ATGAAAAAATTGGTGTTTTTCTTTTGGGTGGTTCTGCTTTCATGTATAGCGCAAGGGCAGGAGCCGTTTCCGTATTGGAACGATATTCAGCAATTCAAGAAAGCGGACAGTGTTTCCTTTCCGGCAAAGAAGCAGATATTGTTTATTGGCAGTTCTTCTTTTACCTTATGGAAGGATGCGCAGGATTATTTTCCCGGTAAACCCATCCTGAACCGGGCTTTTGGCGGGTCCACCCTGGTTGACCTGACCCGGTACCGGTACGAGGTGATCTTTCCCTATCAACCCAAGCAGATCGTGATGTATTGTGGGGAGAACGATTTTGCAGCCAGTGATACGGTGACGGTGGAGACCGTAGTGGGGAGATTCAAGGCACTTTTTGCCCTGATCCGCGCCCGCTATCCCCAGGTGCCCTTTCTCTATGTTTCCATGAAACCAAGTCCCTCCCGTGCCCACCTGATGACCAATTACAAGTCAGCCAACGACCAGATAAAATCATATTTGAGTGAACAAAAAAATACTTCCTTTGCCGATGTATATAGTGCTATGTTAAAAGCAGATGGCAGCCCGATGGATGATATTTTTGTCGGAGACCGGCTGCACATGAATGCCAAAGGCTATGCTATCTGGAAAGGAATTTTGAACCCTTTACTTATTAAATAA
- a CDS encoding glucosamine-6-phosphate deaminase — protein sequence MQLEVYHNHEEQSNSAAELMIETIINKPGAVITLATGDSPKRAYQLFVEKVIQHRIDISQAFFTGLDEWVDVPPTNPGSCHFFLHQYIFSPLKLSASQYHLFKSAGETAEADCQQMNQVLSAKGGIDLMVVGVGMNGHIGFNEPGASLENEAHVAQLEPVTLQVGQKYFDGKTPIQKGMTLGLKQVMGARTLLAMANGEKKAGIIQTALEGTISNQVPISLIRQHTDGIVMLDEAAASLLKN from the coding sequence ATGCAACTCGAAGTTTACCATAACCACGAAGAGCAATCCAACTCCGCGGCCGAGTTGATGATCGAAACCATCATTAACAAACCCGGGGCGGTGATCACATTAGCTACCGGCGATTCACCCAAACGCGCCTATCAGCTTTTTGTAGAAAAGGTGATCCAGCATAGGATTGATATCAGCCAGGCATTCTTTACCGGATTGGATGAATGGGTAGATGTACCGCCCACCAATCCGGGTAGTTGTCATTTTTTCCTGCACCAGTATATTTTTTCGCCGTTGAAACTGTCAGCGTCACAATACCATCTCTTCAAGTCTGCCGGAGAAACAGCCGAGGCTGACTGCCAGCAAATGAATCAAGTGCTCTCCGCCAAAGGCGGAATAGACCTGATGGTGGTTGGTGTTGGTATGAATGGCCATATTGGATTTAATGAACCTGGAGCCTCCCTGGAGAACGAAGCGCATGTGGCCCAGCTTGAGCCCGTGACGCTGCAGGTAGGACAAAAATATTTTGATGGCAAAACGCCTATACAAAAAGGGATGACATTGGGATTGAAACAGGTGATGGGTGCCCGAACCTTATTGGCCATGGCCAACGGAGAGAAAAAGGCCGGCATCATACAAACTGCCTTAGAAGGAACGATCAGTAACCAGGTGCCGATCAGTTTGATCAGGCAACATACCGATGGGATTGTGATGCTCGATGAAGCAGCAGCCTCTTTACTCAAAAATTGA
- a CDS encoding alkaline phosphatase family protein has protein sequence MRSLARFACLPFLALLLYSCQEEKAPVTRIAFGSCGHEDEPQPVLALAAEQKPDAFIFLGDNIYGDTDEMDTLRAKYNRLAAKPEFQLLRNSTKLFAIWDDHDFGRNDAGKHYPFKAESKEIFLSFFREPENSPRRQHEGIYHTEYLRTGGKTIQLLLLDVRTFRNDLLLFDSSAKLPRGHYFYRPDYVPHTSTDSTLLGEAQWKWLEEELKKPADLRLVCSGSQFSIEYNGYEAWANFPHEQKRMLDLIKSTQASGVIFLTGDVHYAEISRMKVPDGYPIYDVTASGITSTWDFATLNENRIEGPIMDNHFGLLTVEWKKDPEIKMEIIDKYKNQRIEYTIHQSDIRFNK, from the coding sequence ATGAGATCACTTGCCCGATTCGCCTGCCTGCCTTTTCTGGCGCTTCTGCTCTATTCCTGCCAGGAAGAAAAGGCACCCGTTACCAGGATCGCATTTGGTTCCTGTGGACATGAGGACGAACCTCAGCCTGTGTTGGCCCTCGCAGCGGAACAGAAACCGGATGCCTTTATTTTCCTGGGTGACAATATTTATGGCGATACGGATGAAATGGATACCCTGCGGGCCAAGTACAACCGGCTGGCGGCTAAACCAGAATTTCAATTGCTGCGCAACAGCACCAAATTATTCGCTATCTGGGATGATCACGATTTTGGCCGTAACGATGCAGGCAAGCACTATCCGTTTAAGGCAGAATCCAAAGAGATCTTTCTTTCCTTTTTCCGTGAACCGGAGAACAGCCCCCGCCGGCAACACGAAGGTATTTATCATACCGAATACCTGAGAACGGGAGGTAAGACCATCCAGTTATTATTGCTGGATGTGCGCACATTCAGAAATGACCTTTTATTATTTGACAGCAGCGCCAAATTGCCCCGCGGGCACTATTTCTATCGCCCGGATTATGTTCCGCATACCAGCACAGATAGCACACTTTTAGGCGAAGCCCAATGGAAATGGCTGGAAGAAGAATTAAAAAAACCCGCCGATCTGCGCCTTGTGTGCAGCGGTTCCCAATTCAGTATTGAGTACAATGGCTATGAAGCCTGGGCCAATTTTCCACATGAACAAAAACGCATGCTTGATCTGATCAAGTCCACACAGGCCAGTGGCGTTATCTTTCTGACCGGTGATGTTCATTATGCCGAGATATCCAGAATGAAAGTGCCGGATGGCTATCCCATCTATGATGTTACCGCCAGTGGTATCACCTCTACCTGGGATTTTGCTACGCTAAATGAAAACCGGATCGAAGGTCCGATCATGGATAATCATTTTGGTTTACTGACGGTGGAATGGAAGAAGGACCCCGAGATCAAAATGGAGATCATTGATAAATATAAAAACCAGCGGATCGAGTACACGATCCACCAGAGTGATATACGTTTTAATAAATAA
- a CDS encoding family 43 glycosylhydrolase, which yields MKKILFFFLFSMSAFVSGAQQRTYCNPINIDYGYSPIPNFSTWGRHRATADPVVVTFKGDYYLFSTNQWGYWTSPDMLNWTFHSRKFLRPWNKAYDELCAPAVGIIGDTMIVFGSTYTRQFSIWMSTNPKANEWKPLVDSFEIGGWDPSFFTDDDGRLYMYNGSSNRFPMYGIELNRKTMDPIGTREEMYLLEPWRFGWQRFGEHMDNTFLDPFIEGSHMTKYKDKYYLQYGAPGTEFSGYADGLIIGKSPLGPFEAQSDPLSMKLGGFVRGAGHGATFQDLYGQYWHISTTVISVKNTFERRLGIWPTGFDKDDQMFCNTTFGDYPHFIPGPGFKGNNYGNGGHSEYFTGWMLLNYNKPVQVSSTLGNYVPNHAVDELAKTYWSAKTGNKGEWIQTDLGNVSTVNAIQLNYADQDVSFPKEMDTIFLGKSLGLYHQYKLYSSLDGKKWTLLVDKSQNKTDVPHDYVELTKPVQARYIKLENIQMPTGKFAISGFRVFGNGNGAKPDKVEGFIVLRTQKDKRSAFIKWKPVDNAFAYNIYYGTAPDKLYTSIMVHANNEYWMKSMDLLKPYYFSIEAVNENGTSERTEVMKVE from the coding sequence ATGAAAAAAATTCTGTTTTTCTTTCTGTTCAGTATGAGTGCCTTTGTATCCGGAGCGCAACAGAGAACCTATTGCAACCCCATCAATATTGATTATGGCTATTCTCCTATTCCCAACTTTAGCACCTGGGGTCGCCATCGCGCCACTGCCGATCCGGTAGTGGTCACCTTTAAAGGGGATTATTACCTTTTTAGCACCAACCAATGGGGATATTGGACCAGCCCCGATATGCTTAACTGGACCTTTCATTCCCGCAAGTTTCTCCGCCCCTGGAATAAGGCATATGACGAACTCTGTGCACCTGCCGTCGGCATCATTGGCGATACCATGATCGTGTTTGGCTCTACCTATACCCGCCAGTTTAGTATCTGGATGAGCACGAACCCCAAGGCCAACGAATGGAAACCATTGGTGGATTCCTTTGAGATCGGTGGTTGGGACCCAAGTTTCTTTACCGATGACGATGGACGGTTATATATGTACAACGGAAGCAGCAACCGTTTTCCCATGTATGGTATTGAGCTCAACCGGAAGACCATGGACCCCATCGGTACCCGCGAAGAAATGTACCTGCTGGAACCCTGGCGTTTTGGCTGGCAACGCTTTGGCGAACACATGGACAATACGTTTCTTGATCCTTTTATCGAAGGATCACACATGACCAAATACAAGGATAAATATTACCTGCAGTATGGTGCGCCCGGGACTGAGTTCAGTGGCTATGCTGATGGTTTGATTATCGGAAAAAGTCCATTGGGGCCCTTTGAAGCCCAGTCGGACCCACTAAGCATGAAACTCGGTGGGTTTGTCAGAGGCGCCGGACATGGTGCTACTTTCCAGGACCTCTATGGGCAATATTGGCATATCTCCACCACGGTGATTTCAGTTAAAAACACCTTTGAGCGCCGCCTGGGTATCTGGCCCACCGGATTTGATAAAGATGACCAGATGTTTTGCAACACCACATTTGGTGACTACCCACATTTTATACCCGGACCAGGTTTTAAAGGAAATAATTATGGTAATGGAGGACATTCCGAATACTTTACCGGATGGATGCTCCTGAACTATAATAAACCCGTACAGGTATCTTCCACACTTGGAAATTATGTGCCCAATCATGCGGTGGATGAACTGGCCAAAACCTATTGGAGCGCCAAAACAGGAAACAAAGGTGAATGGATTCAAACCGATCTGGGCAATGTATCCACCGTTAATGCCATCCAACTGAACTATGCTGATCAGGATGTGAGTTTTCCCAAAGAAATGGATACGATCTTTTTAGGTAAATCGCTCGGCCTTTATCATCAGTACAAACTCTATTCCTCACTGGATGGAAAGAAATGGACCTTGTTGGTGGATAAGAGTCAGAATAAAACCGATGTGCCTCACGATTACGTAGAATTGACCAAACCTGTGCAGGCCCGTTATATCAAACTGGAAAATATTCAAATGCCTACCGGCAAATTTGCCATCAGTGGGTTTCGCGTATTTGGAAATGGCAATGGGGCCAAACCGGATAAGGTGGAAGGCTTTATCGTACTCCGTACCCAAAAGGACAAACGAAGCGCCTTTATCAAGTGGAAACCGGTGGACAATGCCTTTGCTTATAATATTTATTACGGAACTGCTCCCGATAAACTCTATACCAGCATCATGGTACATGCCAATAATGAATACTGGATGAAGAGCATGGACCTGTTGAAACCTTATTATTTCAGCATTGAGGCGGTGAATGAGAATGGTACGAGTGAAAGGACGGAGGTGATGAAGGTGGAGTAG
- the bglX gene encoding beta-glucosidase BglX has product MKKAVFFFLAFLMINSQRVMAQSATDAKMKTFIDALMKKMTLDEKIGQLNLPGSGDIVTGQAQSSDIGRKIREGKVGGLFNIKSAAKIRDVQKVAVEESRLKIPLIFGMDVIHGYETVFPIPLGLSATWDMSLVERSARIAAIEASADGINWTFSPMVDISRDPRWGRTAEGAGEDAYLGSQIAAAMVKGYQGSDLSKNNTIMSCVKHYALYGAGEAGRDYNTVDMSRIRMYNEYFPPYQAAVKAGVGSVMASFNEIDGVPATGNKWLLTDVLRKQWGFNGFVVTDYTGINEMVDHGIGDLKTVSARALMAGIDMDMVGEGLLTTTKQSLKEGKVTLAQIDLACRRILEAKYKLGLFQDPYKYCDDTRAQTEIFTDAHRKEARSIAAQSFVLLRNQGNILPLKKSGTIALVGPLADSKENMPGTWSVAANFSKATSILAGLKEVVGDKVNILYAKGSNLDHDPKFEERAGMFGKNLQRDNRPAEEIIKEALDVAAKADVIVAALGEASEMSGESSSRSNIEIPESQRQLLMALLKTGKPVVLVLFTGRPLAIKWESENVPAILNVWFPGSEAGYAIADVLFGDVNPSGKLNMTFPQNVGQVPIFYNHKNTGRPLAEGGWFSKFRSNYLDVSNDPVYPFGYGLSYTQFTYSDVTVSSTNLKGNQKLTASVTVTNSGKLDGKEVVQLYIRDVVGSVTRPMKELKGFQKVELKAGESKTVTFTITPEDLKFYNYILKYDWEPGEFQIMIGGNSKEVKMKSVNWVK; this is encoded by the coding sequence ATGAAAAAAGCAGTCTTTTTCTTTTTGGCCTTTCTGATGATCAACAGCCAGCGTGTAATGGCCCAGTCGGCCACTGATGCCAAAATGAAAACCTTCATCGATGCCCTGATGAAGAAAATGACCCTTGACGAAAAGATCGGTCAGCTCAACCTTCCTGGTAGTGGGGATATTGTAACAGGCCAGGCCCAAAGCTCCGATATCGGTCGTAAGATCAGAGAAGGAAAAGTGGGTGGACTTTTTAATATTAAATCCGCCGCCAAGATCCGTGATGTACAAAAAGTAGCGGTGGAAGAATCCCGATTAAAGATCCCCCTGATCTTTGGTATGGATGTGATCCACGGATACGAAACGGTATTTCCTATTCCTCTGGGTTTAAGCGCCACCTGGGATATGAGCCTGGTGGAACGCAGTGCGCGTATTGCCGCCATTGAAGCCAGTGCCGATGGCATTAACTGGACCTTCTCCCCGATGGTGGATATTTCGCGTGACCCCCGTTGGGGTCGTACCGCTGAAGGCGCCGGTGAGGATGCCTATCTCGGATCACAGATCGCCGCGGCCATGGTTAAAGGCTATCAGGGTTCAGACCTGTCAAAGAACAATACCATCATGAGCTGTGTAAAACACTATGCCTTGTATGGTGCCGGTGAAGCCGGTCGCGATTACAACACGGTTGACATGAGCCGTATCCGGATGTACAACGAGTATTTTCCTCCCTATCAGGCAGCCGTTAAAGCCGGGGTAGGTTCGGTAATGGCGAGTTTCAATGAAATTGACGGAGTTCCTGCCACAGGAAATAAATGGCTGCTTACGGATGTATTGAGAAAACAATGGGGTTTCAATGGATTCGTCGTGACCGACTATACAGGCATCAATGAAATGGTAGACCATGGTATTGGTGACCTGAAAACCGTATCTGCCCGCGCCCTGATGGCCGGTATTGATATGGATATGGTGGGCGAAGGATTGTTGACCACCACCAAGCAATCGCTGAAAGAAGGAAAAGTGACCCTGGCCCAGATCGATCTGGCCTGTCGCCGCATTCTGGAAGCCAAATACAAACTGGGATTGTTTCAGGATCCATACAAATATTGTGATGATACACGTGCCCAAACCGAGATCTTCACTGATGCCCATCGTAAAGAAGCCCGTAGCATTGCCGCCCAAAGTTTTGTGTTGCTTCGCAACCAGGGCAATATTCTTCCCCTTAAAAAATCAGGTACCATCGCACTGGTAGGACCTCTGGCCGACAGCAAAGAAAATATGCCCGGTACCTGGAGTGTAGCCGCCAATTTTTCCAAAGCCACATCCATTCTGGCGGGTTTGAAAGAAGTAGTAGGGGATAAGGTCAATATACTTTATGCCAAAGGCTCCAACCTGGATCATGATCCCAAGTTTGAAGAAAGAGCGGGTATGTTTGGTAAAAACCTCCAGCGTGATAACCGTCCGGCTGAAGAGATCATCAAAGAGGCACTTGATGTAGCTGCCAAAGCCGATGTGATCGTTGCCGCCCTGGGTGAAGCATCTGAAATGAGTGGTGAGAGCAGCAGCCGTAGCAATATTGAAATCCCCGAATCACAACGCCAATTGTTGATGGCCTTATTAAAAACCGGTAAACCAGTGGTGTTGGTATTGTTCACTGGTCGTCCCCTGGCCATCAAATGGGAATCGGAAAATGTACCGGCTATTTTAAATGTATGGTTCCCCGGTAGCGAAGCAGGGTATGCCATTGCCGATGTATTGTTTGGTGATGTAAACCCTTCGGGAAAATTGAATATGACCTTCCCGCAGAATGTAGGACAGGTTCCTATTTTCTATAATCACAAGAATACCGGTCGTCCACTTGCTGAAGGGGGCTGGTTTTCCAAATTCCGTTCCAATTACCTGGATGTTTCCAATGATCCCGTATATCCTTTTGGATACGGACTTAGCTATACACAATTTACCTATAGCGATGTTACGGTAAGCAGCACCAACCTGAAGGGCAACCAGAAGCTGACAGCCAGTGTAACGGTGACCAATAGTGGCAAATTGGATGGAAAAGAGGTGGTGCAGCTTTATATCCGCGATGTGGTAGGTTCAGTGACACGGCCCATGAAAGAGCTGAAAGGATTCCAAAAAGTTGAATTAAAAGCAGGAGAAAGCAAAACAGTTACGTTTACCATTACTCCGGAAGACCTGAAGTTCTACAACTATATTTTAAAATATGATTGGGAGCCGGGTGAGTTTCAGATCATGATTGGTGGGAATTCGAAGGAGGTGAAGATGAAGAGTGTGAATTGGGTGAAGTAA
- a CDS encoding ROK family protein, which translates to MHTTIGIDLGGTRIKAVVIDREGKLLHQRYAETRDGADAVWKQVVKETVAELKAVVGEKDIPVGISAPGLPNADNTAIAHMPGRMDGLEGFNWSQHLQSPAWVLNDAVAAMMAEAGFGVAKGKKHVVMLTLGTGVGGAILIDGRPYQGAFGKAGHIGHMVIDDEGDCDVTGMPGSLEDCIGNCTVEKRSKGKFSSTAQLVEAYRAGDEWAKEVWLRSIKQLAIGLASVTNILSPELIVLGGGITTAGADLFEPLEKFMATYEWRAGGHSAKIVQAGFGDMAGAIGAGYFASQQP; encoded by the coding sequence ATGCACACAACTATCGGCATAGACTTAGGCGGCACCCGCATCAAAGCGGTGGTCATTGATCGGGAGGGAAAGCTCCTGCATCAGCGCTATGCCGAAACACGTGATGGAGCTGATGCGGTGTGGAAGCAGGTGGTAAAAGAAACGGTCGCAGAACTAAAGGCTGTCGTAGGCGAAAAGGATATACCCGTTGGTATCTCCGCGCCAGGACTGCCCAATGCCGACAATACGGCTATCGCGCATATGCCCGGACGTATGGATGGGTTGGAAGGATTTAACTGGAGCCAACATCTGCAATCACCTGCGTGGGTATTGAATGATGCTGTAGCGGCTATGATGGCTGAGGCGGGTTTTGGAGTGGCCAAGGGAAAAAAACATGTGGTGATGCTGACCCTGGGTACAGGTGTTGGTGGCGCCATTTTGATTGATGGCCGTCCTTACCAGGGAGCATTTGGCAAAGCCGGACATATTGGGCACATGGTTATTGATGACGAAGGTGATTGTGATGTAACCGGTATGCCCGGGAGTCTGGAAGACTGTATCGGTAATTGCACCGTAGAGAAAAGAAGTAAGGGAAAATTTAGTTCTACCGCACAATTGGTGGAAGCCTATCGGGCCGGAGATGAGTGGGCAAAAGAAGTGTGGTTGCGGTCGATCAAACAACTGGCGATCGGATTGGCCTCGGTGACAAATATCCTCTCACCCGAGTTGATCGTATTGGGTGGAGGCATCACTACCGCCGGTGCTGATCTTTTTGAACCATTGGAAAAGTTTATGGCCACATACGAGTGGAGGGCAGGGGGACATAGCGCGAAAATTGTGCAGGCAGGATTTGGGGATATGGCCGGTGCGATCGGGGCAGGCTATTTTGCATCTCAACAACCTTGA
- a CDS encoding MBL fold metallo-hydrolase produces the protein MNLIKAERKSEELLASVEAHRAEPEGFQLWWLGQSGYLVQWQGKKFLLDPYLSDSLTKKYLRTDKPHTRMSELVIDPAAFRDIQFVTSSHNHTDHLDAETLVPILKHNPDIRFVIPEANRAFVAERVGCTPGFPDGLNEKQSLEIDGFRITGVPAKHNEVDRDEKGNCRYMGYVIQFGGYSIYHSGDTLWLDDIIDQVRPFSVDLALLPINGNDPARKVAGNLNVKEAAEMGKALGATTVIPCHYDMFTFNTADVKDFVKAATDLGQEHAVLSGGSLFTFKK, from the coding sequence ATGAACCTCATCAAAGCGGAAAGAAAAAGTGAAGAACTCCTGGCCTCTGTGGAAGCCCACCGGGCGGAGCCTGAGGGTTTTCAGCTTTGGTGGCTGGGGCAGAGCGGTTACCTGGTGCAGTGGCAGGGTAAAAAGTTCCTGCTGGATCCCTATCTCTCCGATTCGCTTACAAAGAAATACCTGCGAACCGATAAGCCCCACACCCGGATGAGTGAATTAGTGATCGATCCTGCGGCGTTCAGGGACATTCAGTTTGTTACTTCCAGCCACAACCATACCGATCATTTGGATGCGGAGACCCTGGTCCCCATTCTGAAGCATAACCCCGATATCCGGTTTGTCATACCCGAAGCAAACAGGGCATTTGTTGCGGAACGCGTAGGCTGTACGCCTGGTTTTCCGGATGGGCTCAATGAAAAACAGTCACTGGAGATAGATGGATTCCGGATCACGGGTGTGCCGGCCAAACACAATGAAGTGGACCGCGATGAGAAAGGGAATTGCCGGTATATGGGATATGTCATTCAATTTGGGGGATACAGCATCTACCACAGTGGGGATACCCTCTGGCTGGATGACATTATTGATCAGGTAAGGCCTTTTTCGGTTGACCTGGCCCTGTTACCCATCAATGGAAATGACCCGGCCCGTAAGGTAGCGGGCAACCTGAATGTAAAAGAAGCAGCAGAAATGGGAAAGGCTTTAGGGGCAACAACTGTTATTCCTTGTCATTATGATATGTTCACCTTTAATACGGCCGATGTAAAGGACTTTGTGAAAGCAGCAACCGATCTGGGACAGGAGCATGCCGTGCTTTCCGGAGGTAGTTTATTCACTTTTAAAAAATAA
- a CDS encoding DoxX family protein, producing the protein MQTKATITTQGHAPAVIALVRILIGVMMVVHGSEVFEPEKMNMYTGWFIGKQYSYPAAWAYAGKIAELVAGIGFVLGFMFRWACVIAAMAFLGIIFLLGDKGKIFHGDQHPFLFVVFCVLYWFLGAGKWSVDSLRGKN; encoded by the coding sequence GTGCAAACAAAAGCAACGATCACTACCCAGGGCCATGCGCCTGCCGTTATCGCCCTGGTCCGGATCCTGATCGGGGTCATGATGGTAGTACATGGAAGCGAAGTATTTGAACCGGAGAAGATGAACATGTATACGGGTTGGTTCATCGGAAAGCAATATTCCTATCCTGCGGCTTGGGCCTATGCCGGTAAGATCGCCGAGCTGGTAGCGGGTATCGGGTTTGTATTGGGATTCATGTTTCGGTGGGCCTGTGTAATTGCAGCCATGGCCTTTTTGGGGATTATTTTTTTATTGGGAGATAAGGGCAAGATCTTTCATGGCGACCAGCATCCGTTTTTGTTTGTGGTGTTTTGTGTATTGTATTGGTTTTTGGGTGCTGGTAAATGGAGTGTAGATTCTTTAAGAGGGAAAAATTAA
- a CDS encoding SIS domain-containing protein yields MTPTIQYLDHCVTILEKIRAQQDQIQQAARWFADSILAGRVVHTFGSGHSRIMVEEMWPRYGSFPGFNPIVELSLTYHNNVVGANGQRQAMFLENVSGLAERILRNFSLDEKDCALVVSSSGCNIVPVEIAELFQQKKIKVVALVTTDHLKTSTSKRKDGKKLSDFADLVLDTGAPSGDSMVYVDGLETPVSPGSTVGGAMIVNCIKAEVARLLTAAGQPPKVLTAASVVGAEKATALFEAAYDEHGRRLGQLLAISY; encoded by the coding sequence ATGACACCAACAATACAATATTTAGATCACTGCGTAACGATCCTCGAAAAGATACGCGCGCAACAAGATCAAATTCAGCAGGCCGCCAGGTGGTTTGCCGATAGCATACTCGCCGGGCGGGTTGTACACACCTTTGGTTCGGGCCACAGCCGCATCATGGTCGAGGAAATGTGGCCACGGTATGGTTCCTTTCCCGGGTTTAATCCTATTGTGGAGTTATCGCTTACTTATCACAACAATGTGGTGGGGGCAAATGGACAGCGCCAGGCCATGTTCCTGGAGAATGTATCCGGATTGGCCGAACGTATCCTCCGAAATTTTTCATTAGATGAAAAAGATTGCGCCCTGGTGGTCTCTTCCAGTGGGTGCAATATTGTTCCGGTTGAAATAGCTGAATTGTTTCAGCAAAAAAAGATCAAGGTCGTGGCCCTGGTCACCACGGATCATTTGAAAACCAGTACCAGCAAAAGAAAGGATGGAAAGAAGCTGAGTGATTTTGCCGATCTCGTACTTGATACAGGGGCACCATCCGGTGATTCCATGGTATATGTAGATGGATTGGAGACACCAGTATCACCAGGTTCTACCGTAGGTGGCGCCATGATCGTGAATTGCATCAAGGCCGAAGTGGCGCGCTTGCTTACTGCCGCCGGTCAGCCACCTAAAGTGCTTACCGCTGCATCGGTGGTAGGTGCAGAGAAGGCAACGGCATTGTTTGAAGCGGCGTATGATGAGCACGGAAGACGGCTTGGCCAGCTATTAGCTATTAGCTATTAG